The DNA segment TCGCCTCGAGCCTCGGCACAGCCCGGCGCACAAGGCAAGACAAAGAGCGGACGAGGGCGGCCGGCACGGAGGAGCTCCCGGGCTTACGGAGGAAACGGGCGGGCCGCCTCATCCCTGCAAAACACGACCTGAAGATGGCGGGGCTACCGCTTTCGCTCAGCCGCGCTGCTTGCCGGAAGGCTTGCCGCTGTTGCGATAGCTCGCATTGCCGAGGCCGGTGCCGATCGTCAGCACCGCCCAGTTCTCGACATCCTGCATCGCCGGCATCTCGCTCAGGCCCTGGATCACGGCATCGTTGTGCATCACGACCCCGGTCTCGTGCCCGCCGATCTCAGGCACGAGCGCGCGGACGCTGTCGACGAGGTTGAAGCGGCTGCTTTCCCAGTTGCCCGGCAGGTTCTGCGCGCCGCGGTCGATCGCGCCGTCGGGCTCGATCAGGCCGGGGCAGCCGAGGCCGATGAAGGGGGCGACGCGCAACCCCGCCTTTTCGGCGTCGCGGATCTGTTCGCGCAGCATCTTCCCGAGCTTTTCGATCGCCTCGTCGCGGGAGGGCTCCGCCTCGGCATGGTGCCAGAGCTCGGATTTCCAGACCCGGGCCTTGCTCAGGTCGGGCGCCTTCCTCTGCCGGAGCTCGACGATGCCGGCGCGGATGTTCGAACCGCCGATATCGACGGCGGCGAGGCTGTCGAAAGCCTCGAAGATCCATTTCGGCGCGAGATGGGCGCTGCCGACGAGCCCGGCCTCGTCGGGATGATGGCCGACCGGCACGAGATCGAGATCGCGCCCCTCGGTGCGCAGGATGATGGCGACGCGCGCGATGGAAAGCTCGCCGACGCGGCTCTCGCGGAAACCGCCGCCGACGACGATGCGCTCGACCGAAGCCCAGCTCTTCAGCCGCGCGAAGCGGCGGATGACGAAGGCGAGCGACTGGGCGAAGCCCTCGATGGCGCCGAGCACCAGCGCGGCCTCGGCGGCATCGCCCTTCATCAGCAGCGCGTCGAGCTCCTTCTTGCCGATCTCGGCGGTCTTGCCCTTCAGCGGATCGTCGCCGCTGCGATCGAGATGACGGCGCAGCGCGTCGAGATGCTCGACAAAGGCGGCGCGGCTCGCCTTGTCGCCGACGAAGCCGTCATCGTCGCGGATTTCGAGATTGTAGCTCGTCACCGTGACGGAAGGCAGCTCGGCCGAGCCATGCGGCCCGGTTGCGGCCTTGCGTGACGTCCCGGCGGTCGCCGTTGCCATGATTCACCCCCTCGTCGGCATGCGCATCGCGGGGGCAACCCGCCGAGGCCCGTCGCGGTTCCGCGAGGCCAGGCGATGCGCCGCGTGCAGTGCGCCCCTTACGCCGCCGCCTCGCCGGCGCGGTTGACCGCGCCCCGATCACCGGTCCAACAGGGAGGAGGCCGCATCGCGGCGGGCTGGGGAGGACATCGAGCGTGTCGGAGCTGATTTGGCGGATGATCGTCATCGGGGCGGGCGCGACCGCGCTCACCGATCTGTGGGCGCAAGCCTTGCGCCTGTTCGGCCTGCCGAAACCGAACTGGGCGATGCCGGGGCGCTGGTTCGCCCATCTGCCGCGCGGCCGCATCCGGCACGACGACATCGCCAAATCCGAGCCTGTCGCCGGCGAACTCGCGATCGGCTGGATCTGCCACTATCTCGTCGGCATCGCCTTCGCGGGCATCGTGCTCGTGATCGCGGGCGCCGGCTGGGCCCGCAACCCGACCTTCCTGCCGGCGCTGATCGTCGGCTGGGCGACGATCGGCTGCGGCTGGTTCATCCTGCAGCCCGGCATGGGGCTGGGCATCGCCGCCTCGAAGCGGCCGAATGCCGGCCGGACCCGCCTGCTCAACATCGTCAGCCACACCATCTTCGCCATCGGGCTCTACGGCACGGCGCTGCTGATCCGCTAGCAAAGGCCGTCAGTCGAGGACGCGCGTCTCGTATTCATAGAGCGAGCGGAAGCCGAGGCCGGCATAGAGCGCGAGCGCGACGGCGTTGCCGGTCT comes from the Bosea sp. (in: a-proteobacteria) genome and includes:
- a CDS encoding ROK family protein — protein: MATATAGTSRKAATGPHGSAELPSVTVTSYNLEIRDDDGFVGDKASRAAFVEHLDALRRHLDRSGDDPLKGKTAEIGKKELDALLMKGDAAEAALVLGAIEGFAQSLAFVIRRFARLKSWASVERIVVGGGFRESRVGELSIARVAIILRTEGRDLDLVPVGHHPDEAGLVGSAHLAPKWIFEAFDSLAAVDIGGSNIRAGIVELRQRKAPDLSKARVWKSELWHHAEAEPSRDEAIEKLGKMLREQIRDAEKAGLRVAPFIGLGCPGLIEPDGAIDRGAQNLPGNWESSRFNLVDSVRALVPEIGGHETGVVMHNDAVIQGLSEMPAMQDVENWAVLTIGTGLGNASYRNSGKPSGKQRG